A stretch of the Rosa rugosa chromosome 5, drRosRugo1.1, whole genome shotgun sequence genome encodes the following:
- the LOC133711662 gene encoding uncharacterized protein LOC133711662, whose product MDIDAALKELKGLILFLEEYRESRLDMAMDEAKQMASELGIEAVFREKRIIRRKKQFDDSGTNEVMQSSEESFRVNYFLFIIDQAHSSLQTRFEQFQKYEEIFGFLFSLERLKSADDHSLMMSCDNLENSLTHNGHSDIDGYDLFLELKILKCSLPRETKRAIDVLNYLKKMDGCFPNAYVAYRILLSIPVTVAFAERSFSKLKLIKTYLRSTMSQERLNGLAMLSIEKKVVEKLDYTNLITTFASKTARRVVFK is encoded by the coding sequence ATGGATATTGATGCTGCTCTTAAAGAATTAAAAGGACTTATTTTGTTTCTTGAAGAGTATAGAGAGTCCAGGCTTGATATGGCCATGGATGAAGCTAAACAAATGGCAAGTGAATTGGGAATTGAAGCTGTATTCCGGGAAAAACGCATCATTCGAAGAAAGAAGCAATTTGATGACAGTGGCACTAATGAGGTAATGCAATCATCTGAAGAATCTTTTAGAGTCAATTACTTCCTCTTTATAATTGATCAAGCTCATTCTTCACTTCAAACTCGGTTCGAACAATttcaaaaatatgaagaaatcTTTGGGTTTTTATTTAGTTTGGAGAGGTTAAAGTCTGCTGATGATCATAGTTTAATGATGTCCTGTGACAATCTTGAAAATTCTTTGACACATAATGGCCATTCAGATATTGATGGATATGATTTATTTTTGGAGTTAAAAATCTTGAAGTGCTCTTTACCAAGAGAAACAAAAAGAGCAATTGATGTGCTGAATTATTTGAAGAAGATGGATGGTTGTTTTCCGAATGCTTATGTTGCTTACAGAATCTTGCTGAGTATACCAGTTACAGTTGCATTTGCAGAAAGAAGCTTCTCCAAGTTGAAGTTGATCAAGACTTATCTTCGATCAACTATGTCACAAGAAAGATTGAATGGATTGGCTATGTTATCAATTGAGAAAAAAGTGGTTGAAAAACTTGATTACACAAACTTAATTACTACGTTTGCCTCCAAAACTGCAAGGCGAGTGGTATTTAAGTAA
- the LOC133711664 gene encoding uncharacterized protein LOC133711664: MASNVCFKTLAVLALFLAVCVQGTRGGVTCENLDQERCAFAVSSSGNRCVLEKHVRRRGQEAYTCRTSEIEANDKLKDWTESELCIKSCGLDRKSYGISSDSLLESGFTQKLCSPQCYDSCPNVVDLYFNLAAGEGVFLPKLCKAQGPNAHREMSEIRSSGYVVPGPVNPAKLIAEGPVNYMNLEAT; the protein is encoded by the exons ATGGCTTCAAATGTATGCTTCAAAACCCTTGCAGTCCTAGCTCTTTTTCTTGCCGTTTGCGTGCAAGGCACTCGAG GAGGAGTAACATGTGAAAATCTGGACCAAGAGAGATGCGCATTTGCGGTTTCATCATCAGGCAACCGATGTGTTCTTGAGAAGCATGTGAGGAGGAGAGGACAAGAAGCATACACATGCCGCACAtcagaaattgaagcaaacGATAAGTTGAAAGATTGGACTGAGAGCGAGCTGTGCATCAAGTCTTGTGGCCTTGACCGCAAATCTTACGGAATCTCATCCGATTCTCTCCTAGAGTCTGGCTTCACACAAAAGCTTTGCTCTCCTCAGTGCTACGACAGTTGCCCCAACGTTGTTGACCTTTACTTCAATCTCGCAGCTGGTGAAG GTGTGTTTCTACCAAAGTTATGTAAAGCGCAAGGACCCAATGCTCATAGAGAAATGTCTGAGATCCGTAGCTCTGGTTATGTTGTACCTGGACCAGTAAACCCAGCCAAGTTGATAGCCGAAGGACCAGTAAACTACATGAATTTGGAAGCTACATAG
- the LOC133711661 gene encoding uncharacterized protein LOC133711661 → MVHFNQALLAKQGWRILQSPDSLIAKLYKARYFPRCDFLDAEVTKGASYAWRSIMHGKNLLRRGVRYRVGTGAHISAWRDPWVPLPIHFKPFSSPALGYEELRVCDLMVENDYEWNIPLLEALFTPMEVGIIASIPLSLRGADDSFVWHYDKRGNYGVRSGYHVARLDDGRSDRASSSNGSYGINATYWKIIWGANIPPKVRVFIWRLLRGILPTRRALSHKVSLLDSNCLFCNHALEDGLHLFRDCDVTTCFWVCTKLGLLAKNVAASCVEDWVLNVIEKLDGNQRCAFFMALWVIWSERNNVLWNESFFCASNAAQWASKFLEEYQQFHVHGNAKGRREKTKWQNPPSGRLKVNVDGSYRADYGDGGVGVVIRDENGMCLAALARYFPHASSSLHMEAEACRAGLLLAIHQDMTVIDVESDCSLVVTALQRDVEDRSEIGRIIDDCKSYLTSFHSIQVSHIFREANGVANR, encoded by the exons ATGGTTCATTTCAACCAAGCTTTGCTCGCGAAGCAAGGTTGGAGGATTCTTCAGTCACCGGATTCTTTGATAGCTAAGTTATATAAAGCTCGCTATTTCCCACGGTGTGACTTCCTGGATGCTGAAGTGACTAAAGGGGCCTCGTATGCATGGCGTAGTATCATGCATGGCAAAAATCTTTTGCGTAGAGGGGTGAGATATAGGGTTGGCACCGGAGCTCATATTTCTGCATGGCGGGATCCGTGGGTACCACTACCTATACATTTCAAACCATTTTCCTCTCCAGCGTTGGGCTATGAAGAATTGAGAGTATGTGACTTAATGGTGGAGAACGATTATGAGTGGAATATTCCACTTTTGGAAGCTTTATTTACACCAATGGAAGTTGGCATAATTGCAAGTATCCCTCTAAGCCTTAGAGGAGCAGATGACAGCTTTGTGTGGCACTATGACAAGAGAGGAAACTATGGAGTGAGAAGTGGATACCATGTGGCCCGCCTTGATGATGGTAGATCTGACCGGGCTTCTAGCTCAAATGGGTCTTATGGAATTAATGCCACTTACTGGAAGATAATTTGGGGGGCCAACATCCCACCCAAAGTGCGTGTGTTTATTTGGAGACTACTCAGAGGCATTTTACCTACAAGAAGAGCTCTCTCCCATAAGGTTAGTCTTCTTGATAGTAATTGTCTTTTCTGTAATCATGCATTAGAAGATGGATTACACCTGTTCAGAGATTGTGATGTTACTACATGCTTTTGGGTGTGTACCAAATTGGGCCTTTTGGCCAAGAATGTGGCTGCTTCATGTGTGGAGGATTGGGTGTTGAACGTCATTGAAAAATTGGATGGTAATCAACGTTGTGCTTTTTTCATGGCACTCTGGGTCATATGGTCTGAAAGAAATAATGTCTTGTGGAACGAGAGTTTCTTCTGTGCCTCTAATGCGGCACAGTGGGCTAGTAAATTTCTTGAGGAATATCAGCAATTTCATGTGCATGGAAATGCGAAAGGTAGAAGGGAAAAGACCAAATGGCAGAACCCTCCTAGTGGGCGTCTGAAAGTGAATGTGGATGGGAGTTACCGGGCTGATTACGGTGATGGTGGAGTGGGAGTTGTGATACGTGATGAAAATGGTATGTGCTTGGCAGCTCTGGCTCGGTATTTCCCACATGCTTCATCTTCTTTACATATGGAGGCTGAAGCATGTAGGGCTGGGCTCTTATTGGCGATCCATCAGGACATGACCGTTATTGATGTTGAGAGCGATTGCTCCCTTGTTGTTACTGCTCTACAGCGTGATGTGGAAGATAGATCTGAAATTGGGCGTATTATCGAtgattgtaagtcatatttgacatCTTTTCACTCAATTCAGGTTAGTCACATCTTCCGTGAAGCAAACGGTGTAGCCAACAG ATGa